In Paralcaligenes sp. KSB-10, the following are encoded in one genomic region:
- a CDS encoding tripartite tricarboxylate transporter substrate binding protein: MKILPRLLCAFSLLAMAAPVPAADSFPDRAVYWLVPWAPGGASDTVGRIISDKLSKALAQPVVVENRPGAGGNIGAEMAARAAPDGYTLVQLTDATTISPSLYPSLKYDPVKAFAPISLIATGPHVLVVSSASSIRTLADLISQAKAKPGAINYATAGVGSAQHLAVEMFKRVAHVEMVHVPYKGGGPALVDVLGGQVPVGVFGLAPVLPQIKAGKLRAIAVTSIERSPTLPDVPTIAESGFPGFSSVQWFGVAAPAGTPASVISKLNREVVGVLKNSEVKLSLEKLGATVVADTPEQFAQYIRQDADSWSSIVKNSGIKLE; encoded by the coding sequence ATGAAAATACTGCCCAGGCTACTCTGCGCATTTTCCCTGCTGGCCATGGCGGCGCCTGTGCCCGCTGCCGATAGTTTCCCGGACCGGGCCGTGTACTGGCTGGTCCCCTGGGCGCCAGGAGGGGCCAGCGATACGGTGGGCCGGATCATCAGCGATAAACTGAGCAAGGCCCTGGCGCAGCCTGTGGTGGTCGAGAACCGTCCGGGGGCCGGTGGAAATATCGGTGCTGAAATGGCCGCCCGCGCCGCGCCGGATGGCTACACTCTCGTGCAATTGACGGATGCCACCACCATCAGCCCAAGTTTATATCCTTCGTTGAAATATGATCCCGTCAAGGCTTTTGCACCGATTTCTCTAATCGCCACGGGGCCGCACGTATTGGTGGTGAGCTCGGCCTCGTCGATCCGGACGCTTGCCGATCTGATTTCCCAGGCGAAAGCCAAGCCCGGTGCTATCAATTATGCGACGGCGGGGGTAGGTTCGGCGCAGCATCTTGCCGTTGAAATGTTCAAGCGCGTTGCTCATGTGGAAATGGTCCATGTGCCTTACAAGGGTGGCGGCCCGGCCCTGGTCGATGTGCTGGGCGGACAGGTGCCTGTGGGCGTGTTCGGCCTTGCGCCGGTACTGCCGCAAATCAAGGCCGGCAAGCTGCGCGCCATAGCGGTCACCAGCATTGAGCGCTCGCCCACTTTGCCTGATGTTCCCACAATTGCGGAGTCGGGGTTCCCGGGGTTCTCCTCCGTTCAATGGTTTGGCGTTGCCGCGCCGGCAGGCACGCCCGCGTCCGTTATCTCGAAGCTGAATCGTGAAGTGGTGGGTGTGTTGAAGAACTCGGAGGTCAAGCTCAGCCTTGAGAAACTGGGGGCAACGGTAGTGGCCGATACGCCGGAGCAATTCGCCCAATACATCCGGCAGGACGCCGATAGCTGGAGCAGCATAGTCAAAAATTCCGGCATAAAGCTGGAATGA
- a CDS encoding IS66 family transposase codes for MLAGHRDDIRFKDAKIAQLTHEIANLRRYQFGKKGEQLSGVQGSLLEDTVGADIAAIEAELDLLRGQPAARSVQQPKRAALPEHLPRVEHRHEPDSTTCQCGCQLQRIGEDVSEKLDYTPGLFTVERHIRGKWACKKCETLTQAPVPSHVIDKGMASTGLLAQVLVAKYADHLPLYRQEKIFERAGMKLARSTMAEWVGVCGVQLQPLADALREAILTHRVVHADETPVQMLKPGTKKTHRAYLWAYAPGAFEDLRAVVYDFTEGRAGEHARSFLGDWQGSLLCDDYVGYKACFTQGITEIGCMAHARRKFFDLHVAAKSQLAQQAVHYMGQLYEIERQVKDLTTEERRRRRQEQAKPVADALQAWMLAQRERVPDGSATAKALDYSLKRWVALTRYLDDGQLPIDNNWIENQIRPIAIGRNNWLFAGSLRAGKRAAAVMTLIQSAKLNGHDPYAYLKDVLTRLPTQPASRIDELLPHNWRPTTAH; via the coding sequence ATGCTCGCAGGCCACCGCGACGACATCCGCTTCAAAGATGCCAAGATCGCGCAGCTGACCCACGAGATTGCCAATCTGCGCCGCTACCAGTTCGGCAAAAAGGGGGAGCAGCTCTCGGGCGTGCAAGGCAGCTTGTTGGAAGACACGGTCGGCGCAGATATTGCGGCCATCGAAGCCGAACTCGATCTGCTACGCGGCCAACCGGCCGCCCGCTCCGTTCAGCAGCCCAAGCGTGCCGCGCTGCCCGAGCACCTGCCCCGTGTTGAGCATCGCCACGAGCCTGACAGTACAACTTGCCAATGTGGTTGCCAGCTGCAGCGCATCGGCGAAGACGTATCCGAAAAGCTCGACTACACCCCTGGCCTGTTCACGGTGGAGCGCCATATCCGTGGCAAATGGGCCTGCAAGAAATGCGAGACGCTGACCCAGGCGCCGGTGCCTAGCCACGTCATCGACAAGGGCATGGCCTCTACCGGCTTGCTGGCGCAAGTACTGGTGGCCAAGTACGCGGATCATCTGCCGCTGTACCGTCAGGAAAAAATCTTCGAGCGAGCCGGCATGAAGCTCGCCCGCTCCACCATGGCCGAATGGGTGGGCGTGTGTGGCGTGCAGCTGCAGCCCTTGGCCGATGCGCTTCGCGAAGCGATCCTCACACACCGCGTCGTGCATGCCGATGAAACGCCCGTGCAGATGCTCAAGCCTGGCACGAAGAAAACCCATCGGGCTTACCTGTGGGCCTATGCGCCGGGTGCATTCGAAGACCTGCGTGCGGTGGTCTACGACTTTACCGAAGGCCGGGCGGGCGAACATGCCCGCAGCTTCCTGGGCGATTGGCAAGGCAGTCTGCTGTGCGATGACTACGTCGGCTACAAAGCGTGCTTTACCCAGGGCATTACCGAAATAGGCTGCATGGCGCACGCCAGGCGCAAGTTCTTCGACTTGCATGTGGCGGCCAAGAGTCAGCTTGCCCAGCAAGCCGTGCACTACATGGGCCAGCTCTATGAAATCGAACGTCAGGTGAAAGACCTGACTACCGAAGAGCGAAGGCGAAGACGGCAGGAGCAGGCCAAGCCTGTGGCCGATGCCTTACAGGCCTGGATGCTGGCCCAGCGAGAGCGCGTGCCGGACGGGTCTGCCACGGCCAAGGCTCTGGACTACAGCCTTAAACGCTGGGTGGCGTTGACGCGTTACCTGGATGATGGGCAGTTGCCGATCGACAATAACTGGATCGAGAATCAGATCCGGCCGATCGCCATTGGCCGCAACAATTGGCTGTTTGCCGGTTCCTTGCGCGCGGGGAAACGGGCCGCCGCCGTCATGACCTTGATTCAGTCAGCCAAGCTCAATGGCCATGATCCGTACGCCTACTTAAAGGACGTACTCACGCGCCTGCCCACACAGCCGGCGAGCCGCATCGACGAGCTGCTGCCGCATAACTGGCGACCGACGACTGCACACTAA
- a CDS encoding site-specific integrase translates to MATIVKTPSGTWKALIRKTGWPTTAKTFRTKRDAEDWARRTEDEMVRGMYIHRAPAERMTLEAALKRYLREVTPTKRASTQIGEHKKALALIKHLGKYSLAGLSADIVAQYRDARLAGDEDETGKRVPRSNNTVRLELALLGHLFTIAIKEWGIGLPFNPVSNIRRPAPGAGRNRRLTPAENKRLLTAVDAYSNPMFSWIVRIALETGMRLSEIAGVRVGQVDMQKRVVRLEHTKNSSPRTVPLTRAATSSFQDALDNPLRPPETDLVFFGEPGRDGVRRPYLFDKAWNDAKKAADLVDFRFHDLRHEAVSRLVEAGLSDQEVAAISGHKSMQMLKRYTHLRAEDLVGKLDKLES, encoded by the coding sequence ATGGCCACTATCGTCAAGACTCCTTCCGGTACCTGGAAGGCATTAATCCGCAAAACTGGCTGGCCTACTACCGCCAAAACTTTCCGCACTAAAAGAGACGCCGAAGACTGGGCGCGCCGTACTGAAGATGAAATGGTACGCGGCATGTACATACATCGTGCGCCGGCTGAACGAATGACTCTTGAGGCGGCGCTGAAGCGTTATTTGCGAGAAGTTACCCCAACTAAGCGCGCATCGACCCAGATTGGCGAACATAAAAAGGCCCTAGCGCTGATCAAGCATTTGGGTAAATATTCCCTGGCTGGCTTGAGCGCTGATATTGTTGCCCAGTACCGTGATGCCCGCCTGGCTGGTGATGAAGACGAGACTGGCAAGCGTGTACCGCGTAGCAATAACACTGTACGCCTGGAACTAGCCCTACTTGGCCACCTATTCACCATTGCGATCAAGGAATGGGGCATTGGGCTGCCGTTCAACCCCGTATCTAATATTCGCCGCCCCGCCCCTGGTGCGGGGCGTAACCGACGGCTGACACCGGCAGAGAATAAACGGCTACTGACAGCAGTGGATGCCTATTCCAATCCAATGTTTAGCTGGATAGTACGGATCGCGTTGGAAACCGGAATGCGCCTTTCGGAGATTGCCGGAGTGCGAGTTGGCCAGGTCGATATGCAAAAAAGAGTCGTCAGGCTGGAACATACCAAGAACTCATCGCCCCGTACCGTGCCGCTAACCAGGGCCGCGACCAGTTCGTTTCAAGATGCGCTGGATAACCCGTTGCGGCCACCGGAGACGGATCTGGTGTTCTTTGGTGAGCCAGGCCGGGATGGGGTGCGGAGGCCTTATCTTTTTGACAAGGCATGGAATGATGCGAAAAAAGCTGCCGACCTGGTGGATTTTCGGTTCCATGATCTACGGCATGAAGCGGTTAGCCGATTGGTGGAGGCCGGGCTATCAGATCAGGAAGTGGCTGCGATCAGTGGGCATAAGTCTATGCAGATGCTGAAAAGGTATACGCACTTGAGGGCCGAGGACTTGGTGGGGAAGCTGGATAAGCTTGAAAGCTGA
- a CDS encoding four-carbon acid sugar kinase family protein produces the protein MDKQETGIGSPPGLPYPSHGSLNEPGFGSRRFLVVADDLTGAADAAVALAGAKYSAEIFLDPTLAYNTDRVVTAVDLDTRRMPPTEAARTIASFFATRQAGDTLLFKKLDSTLRGHVGAELDALQQAIAPQRTPQQPPALFIVAPAHPLLGRAFINGKLELKDASAEPGGPGRDSPPSNEAVSIRSQLESFGFDCTCLAIENLQGSDIQETAKLVQHAATGPKPALLCDARTVDDMRRIVAAALAARTRCIWVGSGGLASVLSEFLPGPDLAEIQAYPGKKTSPGSTLFLVGSFSATARRQIQELSKTTQVQLLPLTIDEVAGHPEHSAEHLIDKAITNQQDMAVYIDPKQSLRPDLSPAYAARMAALIAPRLGQLGALVCCGGDTTRALFDKLQLTHLQAHNTHEPGVTHVYSRHWPQLPILIKAGAFGDAQTLLRLRQHLEPS, from the coding sequence GTGGACAAACAGGAAACCGGAATCGGGTCGCCGCCAGGCCTACCCTATCCAAGCCATGGCTCCCTGAACGAACCGGGCTTTGGATCTCGCCGGTTTCTCGTCGTGGCCGACGATCTTACCGGCGCCGCAGACGCCGCCGTCGCGCTGGCGGGCGCCAAATACTCCGCGGAAATATTCCTGGACCCCACCCTCGCGTACAACACGGACAGGGTGGTTACCGCCGTGGATCTGGACACGCGCCGCATGCCGCCCACCGAAGCGGCCCGTACCATCGCCAGTTTTTTTGCAACAAGGCAAGCAGGCGACACACTTTTATTCAAGAAACTCGACTCCACCTTGCGAGGCCATGTCGGAGCCGAACTCGACGCTCTACAACAAGCCATCGCACCGCAACGGACGCCCCAACAGCCTCCCGCGCTGTTTATCGTCGCCCCCGCGCATCCCCTGCTGGGGCGAGCCTTCATCAATGGAAAACTGGAACTCAAGGACGCATCGGCAGAACCCGGCGGACCAGGACGCGACAGCCCCCCATCCAATGAAGCCGTCTCGATCCGCTCACAACTGGAATCCTTCGGCTTCGACTGCACTTGCCTTGCGATTGAAAACCTCCAAGGCTCCGACATCCAGGAAACGGCCAAGCTTGTCCAGCACGCCGCTACCGGCCCCAAACCCGCCTTGCTTTGCGATGCCCGAACCGTAGACGATATGCGGCGAATCGTAGCGGCGGCATTGGCCGCCCGCACCCGCTGCATCTGGGTGGGCAGCGGCGGGCTCGCATCTGTATTGAGCGAATTCCTGCCCGGCCCTGACCTAGCTGAAATCCAGGCCTATCCAGGCAAGAAAACCTCGCCAGGCAGCACACTGTTCCTGGTCGGCAGCTTTTCCGCGACGGCCAGACGACAGATCCAGGAATTAAGCAAAACCACACAAGTCCAGCTCCTGCCGCTCACCATTGACGAGGTCGCCGGACACCCCGAACACAGTGCCGAACACCTGATCGACAAGGCAATCACCAACCAGCAGGACATGGCGGTATACATAGACCCCAAGCAGAGCCTACGCCCCGACCTATCGCCCGCGTACGCGGCCCGCATGGCGGCGCTGATCGCACCAAGGCTCGGACAACTGGGGGCGCTGGTTTGCTGCGGCGGAGACACCACGCGGGCCTTGTTCGATAAACTGCAACTCACCCATCTGCAAGCGCATAATACCCATGAGCCCGGCGTGACACATGTGTATTCCAGACACTGGCCGCAACTGCCCATTCTCATAAAAGCCGGCGCCTTCGGCGATGCACAAACCCTGCTGCGCCTGCGACAACACTTGGAACCCTCATGA
- a CDS encoding transposase: MHPYELSAQEGRRQRRQFSIEFKTEVVASCQQRGVSVAAVARAHDLHPNLLRKWIQEHERFGDPESAPMPAVRRDVAAQFIPLQRAQSEAVQITAVVREDIAIEFEHNGLKATIRWPMAQSEQCATWLRAVMR; encoded by the coding sequence ATGCATCCTTACGAGCTTTCCGCACAAGAAGGTCGGCGCCAACGGCGTCAGTTCAGTATCGAGTTCAAGACTGAGGTCGTCGCCAGTTGTCAGCAGCGTGGCGTTTCCGTAGCGGCTGTAGCACGGGCGCACGACCTGCATCCGAATTTGCTTCGCAAATGGATTCAGGAGCATGAGCGCTTCGGCGATCCTGAATCTGCGCCAATGCCCGCTGTGCGGCGTGATGTGGCTGCGCAGTTCATACCGCTGCAACGTGCGCAATCTGAAGCGGTACAAATCACGGCCGTAGTCCGCGAAGACATCGCGATTGAGTTCGAGCACAACGGCCTGAAGGCCACGATACGCTGGCCCATGGCTCAGTCCGAACAGTGTGCGACTTGGCTGCGCGCTGTGATGCGATGA
- the tnpB gene encoding IS66 family insertion sequence element accessory protein TnpB (TnpB, as the term is used for proteins encoded by IS66 family insertion elements, is considered an accessory protein, since TnpC, encoded by a neighboring gene, is a DDE family transposase.), with product MIRVDQIWLAVEPMDMRAGTEMALARVVKVFGAAHPHHAYLFANRRANRIKVLVHDGIGIWLAARRLNKGGFTWPRLGSPDVPLTDEQLQALVIGLPWQRIGPGGVIDVL from the coding sequence ATGATTCGCGTCGACCAAATATGGCTAGCGGTTGAACCGATGGACATGCGCGCGGGCACCGAGATGGCCTTGGCGCGGGTGGTCAAGGTCTTCGGTGCGGCCCATCCTCACCATGCCTACCTCTTTGCGAACCGTCGGGCCAACCGCATAAAGGTACTAGTGCATGACGGCATCGGTATATGGCTGGCGGCCCGGCGGCTTAATAAGGGAGGCTTTACTTGGCCACGACTCGGTTCGCCCGACGTACCCCTGACCGATGAACAACTGCAGGCGCTGGTCATCGGCCTGCCATGGCAGCGCATCGGTCCGGGCGGGGTCATCGACGTCTTGTAA
- the pdxA gene encoding 4-hydroxythreonine-4-phosphate dehydrogenase PdxA: MEPHTNETAQAQKRPIIAITMGDAAGIGPEIIVRALSNPATYEACRPIVIGDAKRLAKAAEIVGKHPSIHCVSEPAQARFISGTIDCIDLELIPADQPFGQLSAICGDAAYQYVKRAAQLCMSRQVDAICTAPLNKEALHAGGHRYPGHTELLADLTGTKEVSMMLSSAKLKVIHVTTHIGLLDAIERIEPGLVGRTIARIHSTLQASGITKPRIGVCGINPHAGENGLFGRGEEASKIIPAIQKCIQDGIDVTGPLPADTLFFRAARGDFDGVVAMYHDQGHGPVKVMGLEEGVNVTIGLPVIRTSVDHGTAFDIAGKGIADERSLLEALKQAIALAPQNYR; this comes from the coding sequence ATGGAACCCCATACCAACGAAACAGCACAGGCGCAAAAGCGGCCCATCATCGCCATCACCATGGGCGATGCAGCCGGGATCGGCCCCGAAATCATCGTGCGCGCGCTATCAAACCCCGCTACCTATGAAGCATGCCGGCCCATCGTCATCGGGGATGCCAAAAGACTCGCCAAGGCAGCGGAAATCGTAGGCAAACACCCGTCCATTCATTGCGTTTCCGAACCCGCCCAGGCGCGGTTCATATCTGGGACCATCGATTGCATTGACCTCGAGCTGATTCCCGCCGATCAACCCTTCGGGCAACTTTCGGCCATCTGCGGCGACGCCGCCTACCAGTACGTCAAGCGCGCCGCACAGCTTTGCATGTCCCGCCAGGTCGACGCCATATGCACCGCCCCACTGAACAAAGAAGCCCTGCATGCCGGAGGCCACCGCTACCCCGGCCACACAGAACTGCTTGCCGACCTGACCGGAACCAAGGAAGTCTCAATGATGCTCTCCTCGGCCAAACTCAAAGTCATTCATGTCACCACGCATATCGGCCTGCTCGACGCCATAGAACGCATTGAACCCGGGCTAGTCGGCCGCACCATCGCACGCATACACAGCACCCTTCAGGCATCCGGCATAACCAAACCCCGCATCGGTGTTTGCGGCATCAACCCCCACGCAGGAGAAAACGGGCTTTTCGGCAGAGGCGAAGAAGCAAGCAAAATCATTCCCGCCATTCAAAAATGCATCCAGGACGGCATCGACGTCACCGGCCCGCTACCCGCGGACACCCTATTCTTTCGGGCGGCACGCGGAGATTTTGACGGAGTCGTCGCCATGTACCACGACCAGGGCCACGGCCCCGTCAAAGTCATGGGGCTGGAAGAAGGAGTCAACGTTACCATCGGCCTGCCCGTCATCAGAACATCGGTCGACCACGGCACCGCCTTCGACATCGCCGGCAAAGGCATAGCCGACGAACGCAGCCTGCTGGAAGCACTGAAACAGGCTATAGCGCTGGCGCCACAGAACTATCGATAG
- a CDS encoding helix-turn-helix domain-containing protein, with translation MSAHPAKPFSEIVSKEALGLRLRAIRKKKGFTLKALSAQSGVALSTLSKAELGQTSLSYEKFVAISWALGVDMSELFESKGPHDDAHDSILTSADATPKTYSTDNYEIKFLFGDSAQRIMIPMQAKILSRKLEDFEDYIRHPGQEFVMVLSGAVQIHFENATIITLKKSESAYFNSTLGHKYLSISKEPADILTICTNIDNTKAVPPP, from the coding sequence ATGAGCGCGCACCCCGCCAAACCCTTTTCCGAAATCGTCTCCAAAGAAGCACTGGGCCTGCGCCTGCGCGCCATCCGCAAGAAAAAGGGCTTCACACTGAAGGCCCTGTCCGCGCAATCCGGCGTCGCGCTATCGACCCTGTCCAAGGCGGAGCTTGGGCAAACCTCGCTAAGCTACGAGAAATTCGTGGCCATTTCCTGGGCCCTGGGCGTGGACATGTCGGAACTGTTCGAGTCCAAAGGCCCCCACGACGACGCGCACGACAGCATACTGACCTCTGCCGACGCCACTCCCAAGACCTACTCCACCGACAACTACGAAATCAAGTTCCTGTTCGGCGACTCCGCCCAGCGCATCATGATCCCCATGCAGGCGAAAATCCTCTCGCGCAAGCTGGAAGACTTCGAAGACTATATTCGCCACCCCGGGCAGGAATTCGTCATGGTGCTGAGCGGCGCCGTGCAGATCCATTTCGAGAATGCCACTATCATTACCCTGAAGAAAAGCGAATCGGCCTACTTCAACAGCACCCTGGGGCACAAGTATTTGTCGATCAGCAAAGAGCCGGCCGATATATTGACGATATGCACCAATATCGACAACACCAAGGCCGTGCCGCCGCCATAG
- a CDS encoding sulfatase-like hydrolase/transferase: MQQKLNILLITSDQQRGDCYGFEGRKVKTPHLDDLARDGTRFSACITPNVVCQPSRASMLTGLLPLTHGVGDNGIDLPPETGRAGFAGTLAAHGYKTGLIGKAHFSTSHTLAPTGTPECRASSAHFGPDWYGPYMGFEHVELMLEGHNQWPPMKPPAGQHYEHWYHADGRGDERTRLYSTRLPPLSSAVQTWHSALPAAWHNSTWIGNQTIEYLRNNKDQPFCLWASFPDPHHPFDAPEPWSRLHHPDEVDLPQHRNLDLDKRPWWHRTSLEGKPVTIEKFRKEREEFSRIPVQSDEQLRQLIANYYGMISLIDHNVGRIMIALQELGLAENTLVIYTTDHGDWLGDHGLLLKGPMMYEGLLRVGMIMKGPGIPAGHVVSDPVSTLDLMDTMCDYTGASPQGPLHSRSLRPLIEGRGSRDFAYNEWDLRASRCGVDLRLRTVRTRDCKMTVELNSEAGELYDLSDDPGEMVNRYDDPAYAAARQEMRDMISSRPQDCRQTPLEQVGMA, translated from the coding sequence ATGCAACAGAAACTGAATATCCTTCTTATTACTTCGGACCAGCAGCGTGGCGACTGCTATGGCTTCGAGGGCCGCAAGGTCAAGACACCGCATCTGGACGATCTGGCGCGTGATGGCACGCGTTTTTCGGCGTGCATCACTCCGAATGTGGTGTGCCAGCCATCGCGGGCATCGATGTTGACCGGTTTGCTGCCGCTGACGCATGGTGTGGGTGACAACGGTATAGATCTGCCGCCCGAAACGGGCCGGGCCGGCTTCGCCGGTACTTTAGCCGCGCATGGCTACAAAACGGGCTTGATAGGGAAGGCGCATTTTTCCACCTCCCACACGCTGGCGCCGACCGGCACGCCGGAGTGCCGGGCCAGCAGCGCCCATTTCGGCCCCGACTGGTACGGTCCTTATATGGGGTTCGAGCATGTGGAATTGATGCTCGAGGGCCACAATCAGTGGCCCCCCATGAAGCCGCCGGCGGGCCAGCATTATGAGCATTGGTATCATGCCGATGGCCGTGGCGACGAGCGTACACGGCTGTACTCCACGCGGCTGCCGCCGCTGTCGAGCGCCGTGCAAACCTGGCATTCGGCACTGCCGGCCGCTTGGCATAATTCGACGTGGATCGGCAACCAAACCATAGAATATCTGCGCAACAATAAAGACCAGCCGTTTTGCCTGTGGGCATCGTTTCCCGATCCCCACCACCCCTTCGATGCGCCGGAACCCTGGAGCCGCCTGCATCATCCGGATGAGGTCGATCTCCCCCAGCATCGCAATCTGGATCTGGACAAGCGCCCCTGGTGGCATCGTACAAGCCTGGAAGGAAAGCCGGTAACCATAGAAAAATTCCGCAAGGAACGTGAAGAGTTTTCCCGGATCCCCGTCCAGAGCGATGAACAACTGCGCCAGTTGATCGCCAATTATTATGGGATGATTTCCCTGATTGACCACAATGTCGGACGGATCATGATTGCCCTTCAGGAATTGGGCCTGGCGGAAAATACCCTGGTGATCTACACCACTGACCATGGCGATTGGCTGGGCGATCACGGCCTTTTGCTGAAGGGGCCGATGATGTACGAAGGCCTGCTAAGGGTGGGGATGATTATGAAAGGGCCTGGCATACCTGCCGGCCATGTGGTAAGCGACCCCGTTTCCACCCTGGACCTTATGGATACGATGTGCGATTACACAGGGGCCAGCCCGCAAGGGCCTTTGCATAGCCGCAGCCTGCGTCCGCTGATCGAGGGCCGGGGCTCGCGCGATTTTGCCTACAACGAGTGGGATCTGCGCGCGTCCCGTTGCGGTGTGGATTTGCGCTTGCGCACCGTCCGCACCCGCGATTGCAAAATGACTGTCGAACTGAATTCTGAAGCGGGCGAGCTGTACGACCTGAGCGACGATCCGGGGGAAATGGTCAACCGTTACGATGATCCCGCGTATGCGGCCGCCAGGCAAGAGATGCGCGATATGATTTCGTCTCGGCCGCAAGACTGCAGGCAGACGCCTTTGGAGCAGGTGGGCATGGCCTGA
- a CDS encoding LysR family transcriptional regulator, translated as MELRHLRYFLSVAETLNFSRAAERLHIAQPALSKQIRNLEELIGAQLFTRSKHQVALTRAGEAFREQAILILEQTKRASHLARRVDSGEIGRLSIGFVGSASYSFLPWVLRAFHQQYPDVELTLREMDGPTQAISLRDGRIDIGFLRLPVTDKDIAFETIFQERFILALPSGHRLATQDLVSMYDLSEEQFIMFPERGGSGFRIQITDACQGFGFLPRIAQEAAPMQNVIGLVGAGLGISIVPESVQKIQMPEVVYRPLLEELPTAAIALAWHKKDTFNTIRIFSDVAREVARSRSTTSAGNQP; from the coding sequence GTGGAACTACGTCATTTGCGGTATTTTCTCAGTGTGGCGGAAACGCTGAACTTCAGTCGCGCGGCGGAACGCCTGCATATTGCGCAACCGGCCCTCAGCAAGCAGATACGGAATCTCGAAGAACTGATCGGCGCTCAGCTGTTCACCCGCTCCAAGCACCAAGTCGCACTGACCAGAGCGGGCGAAGCGTTCCGGGAGCAAGCCATCCTGATCCTGGAGCAGACAAAACGGGCCTCGCATCTTGCCAGGCGGGTAGACAGCGGCGAAATCGGCCGGCTTTCCATAGGCTTCGTGGGATCGGCCAGTTATTCCTTCCTGCCCTGGGTATTGCGGGCATTTCATCAACAATATCCGGATGTCGAGCTGACCCTACGCGAAATGGACGGCCCCACCCAGGCCATATCGCTGCGCGACGGCCGCATCGATATCGGTTTTTTGCGCCTGCCGGTAACCGATAAAGACATCGCTTTCGAAACCATTTTCCAGGAGCGGTTCATATTGGCACTGCCCAGCGGCCATCGTCTTGCAACCCAGGACCTGGTATCGATGTACGACCTGAGCGAGGAACAATTCATTATGTTTCCCGAGCGAGGCGGATCGGGCTTTCGAATCCAGATCACGGACGCCTGCCAGGGTTTCGGGTTTTTGCCACGGATTGCCCAGGAAGCCGCCCCTATGCAGAATGTCATCGGACTGGTGGGTGCGGGCCTGGGGATTTCAATAGTGCCCGAGTCCGTTCAGAAGATACAAATGCCGGAAGTCGTATACAGGCCCCTGCTCGAAGAACTGCCTACGGCCGCCATTGCGCTGGCCTGGCACAAGAAGGACACCTTCAATACCATCCGGATATTCTCGGACGTGGCACGGGAAGTCGCCAGGTCCCGATCCACCACCAGCGCCGGGAACCAGCCCTAG